A genomic region of Nitrospinota bacterium contains the following coding sequences:
- a CDS encoding B12-binding domain-containing radical SAM protein: MIDALLIYPKLGSMDSMVVDLPLSIIYAAAESLKRGYRVEAVDLRAEQEDWRVTIRQKLKEGVRLAGISVMTGSPLINSREISEFIKSESPQTKIVWGGPHPTILPETVEEPYIDFLIRGYGSKPLAELIGKLRDGEDVSGIDGLSYKMDGKALHNPRVKEFEILHYSDIPYDLIDVNAAKYIRTYNGARNFPIFTSIGCPYQCSFCVHPAIYKEINGPKWLALEEDEILGHIQHVMARYNVNHIVFIDDTSFPKLSRMKELFTRIIEKGLNITMEFRGARINEIQKMDDEFLNLLVKAGGRLMMVGVESGSDRVLKGFQKGITREQILNANRKLARFPQLTAYYNFIYGTPGETYEDLLETKDLVLTILKENPNAYFGFGGDWKPIPGTKTLEVAEKDYAFKGPKTLDDWIQIDSSDAEEKITHPWYTPEHNNLIKLMQVASFVIDDKIIKESRGNNNMFFRLLRLMSRVYKPVAMFRLKFNVHQFMVEYELWRMMVKIMPRLRAALS; this comes from the coding sequence ATGATTGACGCGCTTCTCATATATCCCAAACTCGGGAGCATGGACAGCATGGTGGTGGACCTGCCGCTTTCCATCATCTATGCCGCCGCCGAAAGCTTAAAGCGCGGTTACAGGGTGGAAGCGGTGGACCTGCGGGCAGAGCAGGAAGACTGGCGCGTCACTATCCGCCAGAAATTGAAGGAAGGGGTGCGCCTGGCCGGTATTTCGGTCATGACCGGTAGCCCGCTGATAAACTCCCGCGAAATATCCGAGTTCATCAAAAGCGAAAGCCCGCAAACGAAGATAGTATGGGGCGGGCCGCACCCCACGATTTTGCCGGAAACCGTGGAAGAGCCTTACATTGATTTTCTGATAAGGGGTTACGGCTCAAAACCCCTGGCGGAGCTTATTGGAAAGCTGAGAGACGGCGAGGACGTTTCGGGAATAGACGGTTTATCGTACAAGATGGACGGCAAGGCCCTCCACAACCCCAGGGTCAAAGAGTTCGAGATACTCCATTACAGCGACATTCCCTACGACCTGATAGACGTGAACGCCGCCAAGTATATCCGGACCTACAACGGCGCCCGGAACTTCCCGATTTTCACCAGCATCGGGTGCCCATATCAATGCTCCTTCTGCGTCCACCCGGCCATCTACAAGGAAATTAACGGGCCCAAATGGCTGGCGCTGGAGGAGGACGAGATATTGGGCCACATCCAGCACGTCATGGCCCGCTACAACGTGAACCACATCGTGTTCATAGACGACACCAGCTTCCCGAAACTGTCGCGCATGAAAGAGCTGTTCACCCGGATAATCGAGAAGGGGCTCAACATTACCATGGAGTTCCGGGGCGCCAGGATAAACGAGATACAGAAGATGGACGACGAGTTCCTCAACCTCCTCGTCAAAGCCGGGGGCAGGCTGATGATGGTGGGGGTGGAGTCCGGAAGCGACCGGGTGCTGAAAGGTTTCCAGAAGGGAATCACCCGGGAGCAGATATTGAACGCCAACCGGAAACTGGCGCGGTTCCCGCAATTGACGGCTTACTATAACTTCATCTACGGCACGCCCGGCGAAACTTACGAAGACCTGCTGGAGACCAAAGACCTGGTGTTGACCATATTAAAAGAGAACCCCAACGCCTATTTCGGGTTCGGAGGCGACTGGAAGCCCATACCCGGCACCAAAACGCTGGAAGTGGCGGAGAAGGATTACGCTTTCAAAGGCCCCAAAACGCTGGACGACTGGATACAGATAGACTCCTCCGACGCGGAGGAAAAGATAACGCATCCATGGTACACCCCCGAGCACAACAATCTCATAAAGCTCATGCAGGTGGCCTCTTTCGTTATAGACGACAAGATCATCAAGGAGTCGCGGGGGAATAACAACATGTTCTTCCGCCTGCTCCGGCTGATGTCCCGGGTTTATAAACCCGTCGCCATGTTCCGCCTCAAGTTCAACGTCCACCAGTTTATGGTGGAGTACGAGCTGTGGCGGATGATGGTGAAAATAATGCCCCGGTTAAGGGCGGCGTTGAGCTGA